The genomic DNA CGTGCTTTTTTCCATAGTGGTATTCGAAGAGGGACTGAATTTCTTATTACGGCGCAAAGTGTTTGGAAGAACCCGTGTTGACTCAGGCAGGCACAAAAAGGTACTGGAGGGTTTCAGTGGCGTGTTCCGGCTGAAAAGACAAAAAAAGAAGACAAAAGCTTCAGCATGACTTTTGTCTTCAAAGGAAAGAAATTAGAATGGGTCTTATAACATAAAGATTTTACCATACGAACCTGATTCATATGTTTGGGAGTGAAATCCTTATTCATAAGCAAGATTCATTGTAATCCTCAAAAAAGTGAATACAATTAAAGAAAGATTAAAATTCAATGAGAATTTCTTTTTTTATCGTTGAAATGCTAAAAAAGAAATGGCTGATCAGGAGAGGATGATTTGATGATTGATATGAACTGCGATTTGGGAGAGGGCTTTGGTCGGTTCTCGGTTGGTGACGATAAGGCCATCATGGCATTTGTGACATCGGTCAATATCGCCTGCGGTTTTCACGCAGGAGATCCGGTGGTGATGAGGAAAACCGTGGATCTTGCGGCTGAGGCCGGTGTTTCTGTTGGGGCACACCCCGGGTACCCCGATCTACAGGGGTTTGGAAGGCGGGCCATGAACATGGATCCTGAAGAAGTATATGCCATGGTTCAATATCAGATCGGATCGCTCACTGCCTTCACGACTGCCAAGGGCATCCGGCTGAACCACGTGAAGCCTCACGGTGCACTGTACAACACCGCCGCACAAAACCCCCTTATTGCCTCGGCGATCGCTGACGCGGTCCTTTCTTTGGACCCTGACCTGATTCTTTACGGACTGTCCGGTAGTGAGCTGACAAAAGCAGGGGAAAACGCCGGCTTGAAGGTGTATCATGAAGTATTTGCCGATCGCTCATATGAAGAAGATGGGACTCTGTCACCGCGGCATCTTTCCGGAGCCGTCCTCACCGGAGACGAGGCGCTGGAT from Rossellomorea marisflavi includes the following:
- a CDS encoding 5-oxoprolinase subunit PxpA encodes the protein MIDMNCDLGEGFGRFSVGDDKAIMAFVTSVNIACGFHAGDPVVMRKTVDLAAEAGVSVGAHPGYPDLQGFGRRAMNMDPEEVYAMVQYQIGSLTAFTTAKGIRLNHVKPHGALYNTAAQNPLIASAIADAVLSLDPDLILYGLSGSELTKAGENAGLKVYHEVFADRSYEEDGTLSPRHLSGAVLTGDEALDQVRQIIQSGHVHTRLGACIPLKADTICVHGDHPSAIRLAEKVREILHTLSPYSNKDRRDSYENHSDSDH